One window from the genome of Candidatus Baltobacteraceae bacterium encodes:
- a CDS encoding STAS domain-containing protein: protein MHETVAVTIVFDPASGNPAVVEMTGELDLANADIVRERLDEVGIVANRVILDLVRLEFIDSTGLSAIVRLGKQLKERAGHLAIVVTKPSIRKLFAITALDKRFAIYERVEDVHFPPSFDELRPSTSSG, encoded by the coding sequence ATGCACGAAACCGTAGCCGTCACGATCGTATTCGATCCCGCTTCCGGCAATCCGGCCGTCGTCGAAATGACGGGCGAACTCGACCTTGCGAATGCGGATATCGTGCGCGAGCGTCTCGACGAGGTCGGAATCGTTGCCAATCGCGTGATCCTCGATCTCGTGCGGCTCGAGTTCATCGACTCCACCGGCTTGAGCGCGATCGTGCGCCTCGGCAAACAGCTCAAGGAACGCGCCGGCCACCTCGCGATCGTCGTCACGAAGCCATCGATTCGCAAGCTCTTCGCCATCACCGCACTCGACAAGCGCTTCGCAATCTACGAACGCGTAGAAGACGTCCACTTCCCCCCGTCCTTCGACGAGCTCCGACCTTCGACAAGCTCAGGATGA
- the mqnC gene encoding cyclic dehypoxanthinyl futalosine synthase: MSLANLLDKAANGGRLSFDEGVRLYKEADLHALGAAANARRMQLYPTNDVTYVIDTTINYTNVCNVHCTFCAFFRPEKHKEGYTMSHDQVLARVKYAADQGATQIMIQGGVNPELHLEWFEALFNRVRMEYPNVDIHSLSVSEVIGLANVEKMPTHDVLVRLKAAGMKSLPGAGAEILVERVRKRISARKVTPDVWLGVMREAQLLGMPTTATMMFGSIETDEERIEHLDVLRALQDETAGFTAFIPWYYVPWKTPLRGKEATGLEYLRVLAISRLYLDNFPHLQASWLTPGLKMGQLALFYGCDDMGGTILEEQVVHDAGSTNEATRKQLEELVVTAGFRPVIRDTYWNVRDDVALASA, from the coding sequence GTGTCTCTCGCTAATCTGCTGGATAAGGCCGCAAACGGCGGCCGTTTGAGTTTCGACGAGGGCGTCCGGCTTTACAAAGAGGCCGACCTTCACGCGCTCGGCGCGGCGGCGAACGCGCGCCGCATGCAGCTCTATCCCACGAACGACGTAACGTACGTGATCGATACGACGATCAACTACACCAACGTCTGCAACGTGCATTGCACGTTCTGCGCGTTCTTTCGGCCGGAGAAGCACAAAGAAGGCTACACGATGTCGCACGACCAGGTGCTCGCGCGCGTCAAGTATGCCGCCGACCAGGGCGCGACGCAGATCATGATTCAAGGCGGCGTCAATCCCGAACTCCACTTGGAATGGTTCGAGGCGCTCTTCAATCGCGTACGCATGGAGTATCCGAACGTCGACATCCATTCGCTCTCGGTCTCGGAAGTTATCGGGCTCGCGAACGTGGAGAAGATGCCGACGCACGACGTCCTCGTTCGGTTGAAGGCGGCGGGCATGAAGTCGCTGCCGGGTGCGGGCGCGGAGATATTGGTCGAACGCGTCCGCAAGCGCATTAGCGCGCGCAAGGTAACGCCGGACGTATGGCTCGGCGTGATGCGCGAAGCGCAGCTCCTCGGCATGCCGACCACGGCGACGATGATGTTCGGATCGATCGAGACCGACGAAGAGCGCATCGAGCACCTCGACGTGCTGCGCGCCCTTCAAGACGAAACCGCCGGGTTTACCGCCTTCATCCCATGGTACTACGTGCCGTGGAAGACGCCGCTGCGCGGCAAGGAAGCTACGGGCCTCGAGTATCTGCGCGTGCTCGCAATCTCGCGCCTGTACTTGGATAATTTCCCGCATCTGCAAGCCTCGTGGCTGACGCCGGGACTGAAAATGGGCCAACTCGCACTCTTTTACGGATGCGACGATATGGGCGGCACCATCCTCGAGGAGCAAGTCGTACACGATGCCGGCTCGACGAACGAAGCGACGCGCAAGCAATTGGAAGAGCTGGTCGTTACCGCCGGCTTTCGACCCGTGATTCGCGACACGTACTGGAACGTGCGAGACGACGTGGCGCTTGCGAGCGCGTAA
- a CDS encoding menaquinone biosynthesis protein, with protein sequence MMATSLRSSRMRYVNDLPIFGAFDAGAVAYPGTLYADVPARLNAMMRSNELDMGPISAFAYARDAEHYVLLPDLCIGARDEIVSVLLVSQTPPALLDGVKIATTRESESGRNLLRVLLERRYGVRAEFVDDDDPLARARAGAPAMVIGDTAIDAHFIFEPEHVYDLGSLWRAWTGEQSITAVWVARRDIYQTRLEEVRACMHALTDAYSWGRASRDRIVEQAQAIRPRPPGFYEQYYAKLNFTFHLAAQSGLAAFCRELLAVGAIDALPPVVPEVLGVSR encoded by the coding sequence ATGATGGCAACCAGCCTGCGTTCGTCGCGGATGCGTTACGTGAACGATCTGCCGATCTTTGGAGCGTTCGACGCGGGTGCGGTGGCATATCCCGGCACGCTCTATGCGGATGTCCCGGCGCGGCTCAACGCGATGATGCGTTCGAACGAGCTGGACATGGGGCCGATCAGCGCGTTTGCGTACGCGCGCGACGCGGAGCATTACGTGCTGCTGCCCGATCTCTGCATCGGCGCCCGCGATGAAATCGTTTCGGTGTTGCTCGTCTCGCAAACGCCGCCGGCGCTGCTCGACGGCGTGAAAATCGCGACGACGCGCGAGTCGGAGAGCGGCCGAAATCTGCTGCGCGTTCTGCTCGAACGCCGGTACGGCGTGCGAGCCGAGTTCGTCGACGACGACGATCCGCTCGCCCGCGCGCGCGCCGGAGCACCCGCGATGGTAATCGGCGATACCGCCATCGACGCGCACTTCATCTTCGAACCGGAGCACGTCTACGACCTCGGAAGTCTGTGGCGCGCGTGGACCGGCGAGCAGTCGATTACGGCCGTGTGGGTGGCGCGGCGCGACATCTACCAAACGCGTCTCGAGGAGGTTCGTGCGTGCATGCACGCCCTGACCGACGCCTATTCGTGGGGCCGCGCATCGCGAGATCGGATCGTCGAGCAGGCGCAGGCCATCCGGCCGCGACCGCCGGGATTTTACGAGCAGTATTACGCCAAACTTAACTTCACGTTTCACTTAGCGGCGCAGAGCGGCTTAGCCGCATTCTGCCGCGAATTGCTAGCGGTCGGCGCCATCGATGCGCTGCCGCCAGTCGTACCGGAGGTCCTCGGTGTCTCTCGCTAA